Proteins from one Ricinus communis isolate WT05 ecotype wild-type chromosome 9, ASM1957865v1, whole genome shotgun sequence genomic window:
- the LOC8280933 gene encoding 5'-nucleotidase SurE isoform X1, whose translation MENSSDQKPTIMITNDDGIDAPGLRSLVRVLVATNRFRILVCAPDSNSYSEKSAVSHSITYRHPISARRVDIEGTLAYAISGTPADCASLGVSTALFPSVPDLVISGINMGSNCGYHIVYSGTVAGAREAFFFGVPSISISYDWVGGKSTIQDFALGAEACEPIISAILVEIKNRTYQSGCFLNIDLPTNVANHKGYKLTRQGRSIFKMGWRQVHSGMEGRKMLSTMTMDTKSAVETEVDESNESQEQMWFRREVRGAQVDDEDSDHKFLQEGYITVTPLSALSRAENNCLGYFVDWLPGVVDRSSPSAL comes from the exons ATGGAAAACAGCTCTGATCAAAAGCCGACGATCATGATCACCAACGACGACGGTATTGACGCTCCTGGACTCCGCTCTCTCGTTCGCGTCCTTGTTGCTACTAACCGTTTCCGTATCCTTGTTTGCGCACCTGATTC TAATTCTTACAGTGAAAAATCGGCTGTTAGTCATTCAATTACTTACCGCCATCCTATTTCAGCTCGACGAGTAGATATTGAAGGAACCTTAGCTTATGCAATTTCag GAACTCCGGCCGATTGTGCTTCTTTAGGAGTCTCAACAGCACTTTTTCCTTCAGTTCCTGATCTG GTGATCAGTGGTATAAACATGGGGAGCAACTGTGGCTATCACAT TGTTTACTCTGGCACAGTTGCTGGTGCTCGGGAGGCCTTCTTTTTTGGTGTACCTTCAATCTCCATTTCCTATGATTG GGTTGGAGGTAAGAGCACTATTCAGGACTTCGCACTTGGTGCTGAGGCTTGCGAACCTATCATTAGTGCAATACTTGTTGAGATTAAGAATCGAACCTATCAGTCGGGCTGTTTTCTGAATATAGATTTGCCAACAAATGTTGCCAATCATAAG GGGTATAAGCTAACTAGGCAGGGAAGAAGCATATTTAAGATGGGTTGGAGGCAAGTTCATTCTGGCATGGAAGGAAGGAAAATGTTATCAACCATGACAATGGACACAAAGTCAGCAGTAGAAACAGAAGTTGATGAATCAAATGAATCTCAAGAACAAATGTGGTTCAGGAGAGAA GTAAGGGGAGCCCAAGTTGATGATGAAGATTCAGATCACAAATTTCTTCAGGAAGGATAT ATTACTGTTACTCCCCTCAGCGCCCTCTCTCGTGCAGAGAATAACTGCCTAGGGTACTTTGTAGATTGGCTGCCAGGCGTGGTGGACCGCTCATCTCCATCAGCCTTGTAA
- the LOC8280933 gene encoding 5'-nucleotidase SurE isoform X2, translating into MENSSDQKPTIMITNDDGIDAPGLRSLVRVLVATNRFRILVCAPDSEKSAVSHSITYRHPISARRVDIEGTLAYAISGTPADCASLGVSTALFPSVPDLVISGINMGSNCGYHIVYSGTVAGAREAFFFGVPSISISYDWVGGKSTIQDFALGAEACEPIISAILVEIKNRTYQSGCFLNIDLPTNVANHKGYKLTRQGRSIFKMGWRQVHSGMEGRKMLSTMTMDTKSAVETEVDESNESQEQMWFRREVRGAQVDDEDSDHKFLQEGYITVTPLSALSRAENNCLGYFVDWLPGVVDRSSPSAL; encoded by the exons ATGGAAAACAGCTCTGATCAAAAGCCGACGATCATGATCACCAACGACGACGGTATTGACGCTCCTGGACTCCGCTCTCTCGTTCGCGTCCTTGTTGCTACTAACCGTTTCCGTATCCTTGTTTGCGCACCTGATTC TGAAAAATCGGCTGTTAGTCATTCAATTACTTACCGCCATCCTATTTCAGCTCGACGAGTAGATATTGAAGGAACCTTAGCTTATGCAATTTCag GAACTCCGGCCGATTGTGCTTCTTTAGGAGTCTCAACAGCACTTTTTCCTTCAGTTCCTGATCTG GTGATCAGTGGTATAAACATGGGGAGCAACTGTGGCTATCACAT TGTTTACTCTGGCACAGTTGCTGGTGCTCGGGAGGCCTTCTTTTTTGGTGTACCTTCAATCTCCATTTCCTATGATTG GGTTGGAGGTAAGAGCACTATTCAGGACTTCGCACTTGGTGCTGAGGCTTGCGAACCTATCATTAGTGCAATACTTGTTGAGATTAAGAATCGAACCTATCAGTCGGGCTGTTTTCTGAATATAGATTTGCCAACAAATGTTGCCAATCATAAG GGGTATAAGCTAACTAGGCAGGGAAGAAGCATATTTAAGATGGGTTGGAGGCAAGTTCATTCTGGCATGGAAGGAAGGAAAATGTTATCAACCATGACAATGGACACAAAGTCAGCAGTAGAAACAGAAGTTGATGAATCAAATGAATCTCAAGAACAAATGTGGTTCAGGAGAGAA GTAAGGGGAGCCCAAGTTGATGATGAAGATTCAGATCACAAATTTCTTCAGGAAGGATAT ATTACTGTTACTCCCCTCAGCGCCCTCTCTCGTGCAGAGAATAACTGCCTAGGGTACTTTGTAGATTGGCTGCCAGGCGTGGTGGACCGCTCATCTCCATCAGCCTTGTAA
- the LOC8280932 gene encoding probable serine/threonine-protein kinase WNK9 isoform X1, translated as MNGLPDLEPDSCDFVEVDPTGRYGRYNEILGKGASKTVYKAFDEYEGIEVAWNQVKLYDFLQCPEDLERLYCEIHLLKTLKHENIMKFYTSWVDTANRNINFVTEMFTSGTLRQYRLKHRRVNIRAVKHWCRQILKGLLYLHSHNPPVIHRDLKCDNIFVNGNQGEVKIGDLGLAAILKKSYAARCVGTPEFMAPEVYEEEYNELVDIYAFGMCVLEMVTSEYPYSECNHPAQIYKKVVSGKKPEALYKVEDPEVRQFVEKCLATVSRRLSARELLDDPFLQIDDYGYDLRSLEYQGDSNEMGALVRQPFYGINHTNGSLFSSYAHYLGYDLENELPYHPVGFEPSEIDLFSCQEDEHLENVDITIQGRRKGNDCIFLRLRIADEEGCIRNIYFPFDIETDTALSVAAEMVSELGMTDQDVLKITDMIDGEIASLVPEWKRRHGKEESPHEANDTFCQNCAPVDYLLDHVSSNNSGVKNLHVLECSKHGCANIHGRFEEITYQVEGPEKCATMDCVPVSSSQSNGISFTDIWAQREAPDLSSQGSKDVHCDERHNSVDQSVTEKEERIINMVSVCESKRRNSVCSSPSTACAHWDDYENEIRQELRWLKAKYQMQLRELRDQQLQTLILDPSSNKLGYKKDNGVSLPSILPKVKRDKYKPILESLPSGKQFNTDISTDADKNCGNSEYQNFEAINKGCSPEQMVTAKNFYTGALLPYPLHRATSLPVDALDV; from the exons ATGAATGGTCTTCCAGATCTTGAGCCAGATTCTTGCGACTTTGTTGAAGTTGATCCTACTGGGAGATATGGAAGA TACAATGAAATTCTTGGCAAAGGAGCTTCAAAGACAGT TTATAAAGCCTTTGATGAGTATGAAGGAATTGAGGTGGCATGGAATCAAGTGAAGCTTTATGATTTCCTTCAATGTCCTGAAGATCTTGAAAGACTCTACTGCGAAATTCACTTACTCAAGACCTTAAAACATGAAAACATCATGAAATTCTACACTTCCTGGGTTGATACAGCTAACAGGAACATCAACTTTGTCACCGAGATGTTCACTTCTGGTACTCTTAGACA GTATAGGTTAAAACACAGAAGAGTAAATATTAGAGCTGTGAAGCATTGGTGTAGACAGATATTGAAGGGTCTTCTCTATCTCCATAGTCATAACCCCCCTGTAATTCATAGAGATCTCAAGTGTGATAACATTTTTGTTAATGGCAACCAAGGAGAAGTCAAAATTGGTGATCTTGGTCTTGCTGCAATCCTTAAGAAATCCTATGCTGCTCGTTGTGTTG gaacTCCAGAGTTCATGGCTCCGGAGGTCTACGAAGAGGAATACAATGAACTAGTTGACATATATGCTTTTGGGATGTGTGTATTGGAGATGGTCACTTCTGAATATCCATACAGTGAATGCAACCACCCTGCTCAGATATACAAGAAAGTTGTATCT GGGAAAAAACCAGAAGCACTATACAAAGTAGAGGATCCTGAGGTGCGGCAATTTGTTGAGAAATGTCTAGCAACTGTGTCCAGAAGACTCTCTGCTAGAGAACTTCTGGATGACCCTTTTCTTCAAATTGATGATTATGGATATGATTTGAGGTCATTAGAATACCAAGGGGACTCAAATGAAATGGGTGCTCTAGTAAGACAACCTTTCTACGGAATTAATCATACTAACGGCTCTTTGTTCAGTAGTTATGCACACTATCTTGGTTATGACCTTGAGAATGAGCTACCATACCATCCAGTTGGGTTTGAACCAAGTGAGATTGATCTCTTCTCTTGTCAAGAAGATGAGCATTTGGAAAATGTTGATATCACAATCCAAGGCAGGAGGAAAGGGAATGATTGCATCTTCTTAAGGCTCAGAATTGCAGACGAAGAAG GTTGCATCCGAAACATCTACTTCCCATTTGACATTGAGACTGATACTGCATTGAGTGTTGCAGCTGAAATGGTTTCTGAGCTTGGTATGACTGACCAAGATGTGTTGAAGATAACAGATATGATTGATGGTGAAATTGCCTCCTTGGTACCTGAGTGGAAAAGGAGACATGGGAAAGAGGAAAGTCCACATGAAGCAAATGATACTTTCTGTCAGAATTGTGCTCCAGTGGATTACCTATTAGATCATGTATCATCAAATAATTCAGGTGTCAAGAACTTGCATGTTCTCGAGTGTTCTAAGCATGGATGCGCTAATATCCATGGAAGATTTGAGGAGATAACATACCAAGTTGAAGGGCCAGAAAAATGTGCCACCATGGATTGTGTGCCGGTTTCATCAAGCCAATCCAATGGCATAAGTTTTACTGATATCTGGGCTCAGCGAGAAGCACCAGATTTAAGTTCACAAGGATCAAAAGACGTCCATTGTGATGAGAGACACAATTCAGTGGACCAGTCAGTCACTGAAAAGGAAGAGAGGATCATAAATATGGTTAGTGTTTGTGAatccaaaagaagaaattctgtTTGTTCAAGTCCTTCAACAGCTTGTGCTCATTGGGATGATTATGAGAATGAAATTAGGCAAGAACTGAGGTGGCTTAAAGCAAAATATCAGATGCAGTTAAGGGAGCTCAGAGACCAACAATTGCAAACTCTGATCCTCGATCCTAGTTCAAATAAGTTGGGGTACAAGAAAGATAATGGAGTTTCTCTTCCTTCAATTTTGCCTAAAGTAAAGAGGGACAAATATAAACCTATCCTAGAATCTCTTCCCTCAGGGAAGCAATTTAATACAGATATCTCTACTGATGCTGACAAGAATTGTGGCAACTCAGAATACCAAAATTTTGAGGCAATCAACAAGGGATGCAGCCCTGAGCAAATGGTAACTGCCAAGAATTTCTATACAGGAGCATTGCTTCCGTATCCTCTTCATAGGGCAACTTCCCTTCCTGTCGATGCTCTTGATGTTTAA
- the LOC8280932 gene encoding serine/threonine-protein kinase WNK1 isoform X2: MAPEVYEEEYNELVDIYAFGMCVLEMVTSEYPYSECNHPAQIYKKVVSGKKPEALYKVEDPEVRQFVEKCLATVSRRLSARELLDDPFLQIDDYGYDLRSLEYQGDSNEMGALVRQPFYGINHTNGSLFSSYAHYLGYDLENELPYHPVGFEPSEIDLFSCQEDEHLENVDITIQGRRKGNDCIFLRLRIADEEGCIRNIYFPFDIETDTALSVAAEMVSELGMTDQDVLKITDMIDGEIASLVPEWKRRHGKEESPHEANDTFCQNCAPVDYLLDHVSSNNSGVKNLHVLECSKHGCANIHGRFEEITYQVEGPEKCATMDCVPVSSSQSNGISFTDIWAQREAPDLSSQGSKDVHCDERHNSVDQSVTEKEERIINMVSVCESKRRNSVCSSPSTACAHWDDYENEIRQELRWLKAKYQMQLRELRDQQLQTLILDPSSNKLGYKKDNGVSLPSILPKVKRDKYKPILESLPSGKQFNTDISTDADKNCGNSEYQNFEAINKGCSPEQMVTAKNFYTGALLPYPLHRATSLPVDALDV, from the exons ATGGCTCCGGAGGTCTACGAAGAGGAATACAATGAACTAGTTGACATATATGCTTTTGGGATGTGTGTATTGGAGATGGTCACTTCTGAATATCCATACAGTGAATGCAACCACCCTGCTCAGATATACAAGAAAGTTGTATCT GGGAAAAAACCAGAAGCACTATACAAAGTAGAGGATCCTGAGGTGCGGCAATTTGTTGAGAAATGTCTAGCAACTGTGTCCAGAAGACTCTCTGCTAGAGAACTTCTGGATGACCCTTTTCTTCAAATTGATGATTATGGATATGATTTGAGGTCATTAGAATACCAAGGGGACTCAAATGAAATGGGTGCTCTAGTAAGACAACCTTTCTACGGAATTAATCATACTAACGGCTCTTTGTTCAGTAGTTATGCACACTATCTTGGTTATGACCTTGAGAATGAGCTACCATACCATCCAGTTGGGTTTGAACCAAGTGAGATTGATCTCTTCTCTTGTCAAGAAGATGAGCATTTGGAAAATGTTGATATCACAATCCAAGGCAGGAGGAAAGGGAATGATTGCATCTTCTTAAGGCTCAGAATTGCAGACGAAGAAG GTTGCATCCGAAACATCTACTTCCCATTTGACATTGAGACTGATACTGCATTGAGTGTTGCAGCTGAAATGGTTTCTGAGCTTGGTATGACTGACCAAGATGTGTTGAAGATAACAGATATGATTGATGGTGAAATTGCCTCCTTGGTACCTGAGTGGAAAAGGAGACATGGGAAAGAGGAAAGTCCACATGAAGCAAATGATACTTTCTGTCAGAATTGTGCTCCAGTGGATTACCTATTAGATCATGTATCATCAAATAATTCAGGTGTCAAGAACTTGCATGTTCTCGAGTGTTCTAAGCATGGATGCGCTAATATCCATGGAAGATTTGAGGAGATAACATACCAAGTTGAAGGGCCAGAAAAATGTGCCACCATGGATTGTGTGCCGGTTTCATCAAGCCAATCCAATGGCATAAGTTTTACTGATATCTGGGCTCAGCGAGAAGCACCAGATTTAAGTTCACAAGGATCAAAAGACGTCCATTGTGATGAGAGACACAATTCAGTGGACCAGTCAGTCACTGAAAAGGAAGAGAGGATCATAAATATGGTTAGTGTTTGTGAatccaaaagaagaaattctgtTTGTTCAAGTCCTTCAACAGCTTGTGCTCATTGGGATGATTATGAGAATGAAATTAGGCAAGAACTGAGGTGGCTTAAAGCAAAATATCAGATGCAGTTAAGGGAGCTCAGAGACCAACAATTGCAAACTCTGATCCTCGATCCTAGTTCAAATAAGTTGGGGTACAAGAAAGATAATGGAGTTTCTCTTCCTTCAATTTTGCCTAAAGTAAAGAGGGACAAATATAAACCTATCCTAGAATCTCTTCCCTCAGGGAAGCAATTTAATACAGATATCTCTACTGATGCTGACAAGAATTGTGGCAACTCAGAATACCAAAATTTTGAGGCAATCAACAAGGGATGCAGCCCTGAGCAAATGGTAACTGCCAAGAATTTCTATACAGGAGCATTGCTTCCGTATCCTCTTCATAGGGCAACTTCCCTTCCTGTCGATGCTCTTGATGTTTAA
- the LOC125371146 gene encoding uncharacterized protein LOC125371146, which yields MAFRHYAGEPFVMSTLVLVLLLSHAHKSFAASGGSAGGSAGGGGSGGGSAISDGASSENETVIIVVMVLVGLLFGASMIACIGKRTILILQVGLTGEPRPSLQRQINLTATATDTSSVEGWHHILIETTNALLRHSQHFISAYSSVEKRWSNQDVIEKFKQVSKEEHKKFDIESLVNFNSVRSHRHVDPQPREPDKDYIVVTILVATKCGYNAPPTMNTIDDIKEALKFFIAIDINQILAVEVLWTPQHENDTLSQQELEGKYPLLKPINAS from the exons ATGGCCTTTAGACACTATGCAGGGGAACCTTTTGTCATGAGTACTCTTGTATTAGTTCTCTTATTGTCCCATGCCCACAAATCATTTGCTGCATCCGGTGGTTCAGCTGGAGGCTCTGCCGGTGGTGGTGGTTCTGGGGGTGGCTCTGCCATTTCTGATGGTGCAAGTAGTGAAAATGAAACTGTTATTATCGTAGTAATGGTTTTAGTGGGATTATTATTCGGGGCCTCTATGATTGCTTGCATTGGCAAAAGAACTATTCTCATACTCCAG GTTGGGTTGACAGGAGAGCCTCGTCCTTCACTGCAAAGACAAATAAATCTTACTGCCACAGCCACAGATACATCTTCAGTAGAGGGATGGCACCACATATTGATAG AAACCACCAATGCATTGCTCAGACATTCACAACACTTTATCTCTGCATATTCATCT GTGGAGAAGAGGTGGAGCAATCAAGACGTGATAGAGAAATTTAAACAAGTCTCAAAGGAAGAGCATAAGAAATTTGACATAGAATCACTTGTTAATTTTAACAGTGTAAGAAGCCATAGGCATGTTGACCCTCAACCTCGGGAACCCGACAAAGATTACATAGTG GTTACAATCTTGGTGGCTACTAAATGTGGATACAATGCACCTCCTACCATGAACACCATTGATGACATAAAGGAAGcactgaaattttttattgcaaTTGATATTAACCAAATTCTG GCTGTAGAGGTGCTATGGACTCCACAGCATGAGAATGATACTTTGTCACAGCAAGAATTGGAAGGAAAATACCCACTCTTGAAGCCTATAAATGCATCTTGA
- the LOC8280927 gene encoding uncharacterized protein LOC8280927: MNFNTGSSTKVILTITMSLSSLSLLLGATFAASGGRMGGDSFSFSDQSSSSSSDYQDPHHYHYHDHHGSRGYSSSSSSEDDGIFAWTPVIIFFGILGVFFWLRLFGAKRKYESSVIMIQVGLTGQASSLQKELNEIAKTTDTSSSEGWKLILNETASALLRHQHYFISGYSRVNKHGDAESLEKNFRQLSMEEREKIDVESLVNVNSIRRQRAVIPKASKLGRNFLVVTVLIAGKGSYKIPVIRSIDDLEEVLRSLSFASEKLMAVEVLWTPQDETDTLSEEELLEDYPLLRPI; the protein is encoded by the exons ATGAATTTCAATACGGGATCATCAACAAAAGTGATTCTTACAATTACTATGTCATTATCATCTCTTTCCCTTCTTCTGGGCGCAACTTTTGCTGCTTCGGGTGGCAGAATGGGCGGCgattctttctctttctctgaccaatcatcatcatcatcttctgaTTATCAAGACCCTcatcattatcattatcatgACCATCATGGGAGTAGAGGGTACAGTTCATCATCATCGAGTGAAGATGATGGTATTTTTGCGTGGACCcctgttattatattttttggtattttaGGAGTCTTTTTTTGGCTTCGTCTTTTTggtgcaaaaagaaaatatgaaagcAGTGTTATAATGATTCAG GTTGGATTAACAGGCCAGGCTAGTTCACTTCAAAAAGAGCTCAATGAAATTGCCAAAACTACAGACACTTCATCATCAGAGGGATGGAAACTCATACTAAATG AAACGGCATCAGCTCTGCTCCGACATCAGCATTACTTCATCTCTGGTTATTCACGT GTTAATAAGCATGGGGATGCTGAAAGTCTAGAAAAAAACTTTAGACAGCTCTCAATGGAAGAAAGGGAGAAAATTGATGTGGAATCTCTAGTTAATGTCAACAGTATCAGGAGGCAACGAGCAGTTATTCCTAAAGCAAGCAAACTTGGAAGAAATTTCCTTGTG GTGACAGTCCTCATTGCTGGTAAAGGTTCGTATAAAATTCCTGTCATTAGAAGCATTGATGACTTAGAAGAAGTCTTGCGAAGTTTGAGTTTTGCTTCTGAGAAACTGATG GCTGTTGAGGTGCTCTGGACTCCACAGGATGAGACTGATACTTTGTCAGAGGAAGAATTGCTTGAAGATTACCCACTCCTGAGACCTATTTGA
- the LOC8280926 gene encoding uncharacterized protein LOC8280926: protein MGSSRKAILVITLLLFSLFLLLCTTFAASGGRMGGNSFSKSKRSSSSSSPYRSSSSNYHHHHYHRSRGYSSSPSSEFQMSKWTFVIIICGVLAILFWFGHLSAKKNKGSVIMVQIGLTGKATSLQKELNEIAKTTDTSSSEGWKLILAETASALLRHRQYIISGYSSVNKHGDAEIIEKNFRRLSAEEREKIDMESLVNINNVRRQRAVIPKASKLRKDFLVVTVLIAAKGLHKVPAIRSIDDLKKVLRSLNFASEELLAVEVLWTPQDEADTLSEEELLEDYPLLRPI, encoded by the exons ATGGGTTCATCAAGAAAAGCAATTCTTGTAATTACTCTGTTATtattttcactttttcttcttctgtgCACAACGTTTGCTGCTTCTGGTGGCAGAATGGGCGGTAATTCTTTCTCCAAGTCTAAGCgatcatcatcttcttcttctccttatCGTTCGTCATCTTCAAATTATCATCACCATCACTATCATCGGAGTAGAGGGTACAGTTCGTCACCATCATCGGAATTTCAGATGAGTAAATGGACCTTTGTCATCATAATTTGCGGTGTTTTGGCGATTCTCTTTTGGTTTGGCCATCTCAGtgctaagaaaaataaaggcaGTGTTATAATGGTTCAG ATCGGATTGACGGGCAAGGCTACGTCACTTCAGAAAGAGCTCAATGAAATTGCCAAAACTACAGACACATCTTCATCAGAGGGATGGAAACTCATACTGGCAG AAACCGCATCAGCTCTGCTCCGACACCGGCAGTACATCATCTCTGGTTATTCATCT GTGAATAAGCACGGGGATGCTgaaattatagaaaagaaCTTTAGACGGCTCTCAGcggaagaaagagagaaaattgaCATGGAGTCTCTGGTCAATATCAACAATGTCAGGAGGCAAAGAGCAGTTATTCCTAAAGCTAGCAAACTTCGCAAAGATTTCCTTGTG gtgACAGTTCTCATAGCTGCGAAAGGTTTGCATAAAGTTCCTGCCATTAGAAGCATTGATGACTTGAAAAAAGTTTTACGAAGTCTGAATTTTGCTTCTGAAGAACTGCTg GCTGTTGAGGTGCTCTGGACTCCACAGGATGAGGCTGATACTTTGTCAGAGGAGGAATTGCTTGAAGATTACCCACTCCTGAGACCTATTTGA